The following proteins are co-located in the Paenibacillus sp. FSL H8-0079 genome:
- the dnaI gene encoding primosomal protein DnaI, which translates to MESLGGLLQQLNPAFREQSRRIAAELMENPYVREFRAGHPELQDAQLMTDLSKLFQYAKDSKNCANCPGLDNCPNDFQGHFCKLEVEHFNGKPEIIDIKAPCSKHIARQNEHIIKQRIRSFYVDERALSAGYNDVEIMGKDRMRAPAVNQVLRYISETKENGLSPQGLFLEGTFGTGKTFLMCYLLHELAVAGHTGVIIYMPDFVEDLKSMISEGQKLKEMTDILKSCDLLIFDDIGAENLNPWVRDHVMGSILNYRMNRKPTFYTSNYNLDGLEKHLSFTNRDGEEMNKGQRLMDRIRPFVDVISVRGENQRGKR; encoded by the coding sequence ATGGAATCCTTGGGAGGACTGCTTCAGCAGCTGAACCCTGCCTTTCGTGAGCAATCGCGGCGGATTGCGGCGGAATTGATGGAAAATCCGTACGTACGCGAATTCCGCGCAGGTCATCCTGAACTACAAGATGCACAGCTCATGACCGATCTGAGCAAGCTGTTTCAGTACGCCAAAGACTCAAAGAACTGTGCGAATTGCCCAGGACTCGACAACTGCCCTAACGATTTTCAGGGCCACTTTTGCAAACTGGAAGTAGAACATTTTAACGGTAAACCCGAAATCATAGATATAAAAGCACCTTGTTCCAAACATATCGCCCGGCAAAATGAACATATCATTAAGCAACGAATTCGCAGTTTCTATGTGGATGAGCGTGCGCTCAGTGCCGGATACAACGATGTGGAGATTATGGGCAAGGATCGGATGCGCGCTCCGGCTGTGAATCAGGTGCTTCGGTATATTAGCGAGACCAAGGAGAACGGACTGTCTCCACAAGGACTGTTTCTGGAAGGAACATTCGGGACAGGTAAAACGTTTCTGATGTGTTATCTGCTGCATGAACTGGCGGTTGCAGGCCACACGGGTGTCATTATTTATATGCCTGACTTTGTGGAGGACCTGAAATCCATGATCAGTGAAGGGCAGAAGCTGAAGGAAATGACGGATATTCTGAAAAGCTGTGATCTGCTCATCTTTGATGATATTGGGGCAGAGAATCTGAACCCTTGGGTTCGAGATCATGTGATGGGGTCCATTCTGAACTATCGGATGAATCGCAAACCAACGTTCTATACGTCCAATTACAATCTGGATGGGCTTGAAAAACATCTTAGCTTTACCAATCGGGATGGCGAGGAAATGAATAAAGGTCAGCGTCTAATGGACCGTATTCGTCCTTTCGTGGATGTAATCTCCGTTCGGGGTGAGAATCAGCGTGGCAAGCGTTGA